One Gadus morhua chromosome 1, gadMor3.0, whole genome shotgun sequence DNA segment encodes these proteins:
- the sarnp gene encoding SAP domain-containing ribonucleoprotein isoform X2: MAEVIELQKLKLAELRQECEARALETKGNKGDLIARLQTYLEEHEEDLDVNVDDVLAEDTEDFVKEDNATNGNTNKDSESAACEDPAEAKVVKIVPPASSTERMLKRAERFNIPATAESKKAVRAARFGLPATAPSPSPGVVASGKAAVSVDQLKKRAERFGMNVSSISQKVEEDEKLKKRKERFGAQTAASSAGGAEVEAKKMKRAERFGKV; the protein is encoded by the exons ATGGCCGAAGTAATAGAGCTACAAAAGCTGAAG CTGGCGGAGCTGAGGCAGGAGTGCGAGGCAAGGGCTCTGGAGACCAAAGGTAACAAAGGGGACCTCATTGCCCGGCTGCAAACCTATCTTGAGGAGCATG AGGAAGACTTGGATGTGAATGTGGATGACGTTTTGGCAGAGGATACTGAG GACTTTGTTAAAGAGGACAATGCCACTAATGGAAACACGAACAAGGATTCTGAGTCTGCTGCTTGTGAGGA TCCGGCTGAGGCCAAAGTGGTGAAGATagtcccccccgcctcctccactgAG CGAATGCTGAAACGAGCAGAGCGTTTTAATATACCGGCCACAGCAGAGAGCAAGAAGGCTGTACGAGCTGCGAG GTTTGGCCTGCCTGCAACCGCTCCAAGCCCCTCTCCAG GTGTGGTGGCCAGTGGCAAAGCAGCC GTGAGTGTGGACCAGCTGAAGAAGAGAGCCGAGCGGTTTGGCATGAACGTCTCTTCCATCTCTCAAAAG GTGGAGGAAGATGAGAAactgaagaagaggaaggagcggTTTGGAGCTCAGACAGCTGCGTCTTCAGCGGGAGGCGCAGAAGTAGAG gcAAAGAAAATGAAGCGTGCTGAAAGATTCGGAAAAGTGTAA
- the sarnp gene encoding SAP domain-containing ribonucleoprotein isoform X1, whose product MAEVIELQKLKVPALLQLAELRQECEARALETKGNKGDLIARLQTYLEEHEEDLDVNVDDVLAEDTEDFVKEDNATNGNTNKDSESAACEDPAEAKVVKIVPPASSTERMLKRAERFNIPATAESKKAVRAARFGLPATAPSPSPGVVASGKAAVSVDQLKKRAERFGMNVSSISQKVEEDEKLKKRKERFGAQTAASSAGGAEVEAKKMKRAERFGKV is encoded by the exons ATGGCCGAAGTAATAGAGCTACAAAAGCTGAAG GTTCCTGCTCTCCTTCAGCTGGCGGAGCTGAGGCAGGAGTGCGAGGCAAGGGCTCTGGAGACCAAAGGTAACAAAGGGGACCTCATTGCCCGGCTGCAAACCTATCTTGAGGAGCATG AGGAAGACTTGGATGTGAATGTGGATGACGTTTTGGCAGAGGATACTGAG GACTTTGTTAAAGAGGACAATGCCACTAATGGAAACACGAACAAGGATTCTGAGTCTGCTGCTTGTGAGGA TCCGGCTGAGGCCAAAGTGGTGAAGATagtcccccccgcctcctccactgAG CGAATGCTGAAACGAGCAGAGCGTTTTAATATACCGGCCACAGCAGAGAGCAAGAAGGCTGTACGAGCTGCGAG GTTTGGCCTGCCTGCAACCGCTCCAAGCCCCTCTCCAG GTGTGGTGGCCAGTGGCAAAGCAGCC GTGAGTGTGGACCAGCTGAAGAAGAGAGCCGAGCGGTTTGGCATGAACGTCTCTTCCATCTCTCAAAAG GTGGAGGAAGATGAGAAactgaagaagaggaaggagcggTTTGGAGCTCAGACAGCTGCGTCTTCAGCGGGAGGCGCAGAAGTAGAG gcAAAGAAAATGAAGCGTGCTGAAAGATTCGGAAAAGTGTAA
- the ccnt1 gene encoding cyclin-T1 isoform X2 has product MAASFPSPPASNNNKWYFTRQQIENSPSRRAGLDCDKELSYRQQAANLLQDMGQRLNVSQLTINTAIVYMHRFYMVQSFTRFHRNVIAPATLFLAAKVEEQPRKLEHVIKVTHACLNPQDPSPDVRSDAYLQQAQDLVILESIILQTLAFEITIDHPHTHVVKCTQLVRASKDLAQTSYFMATNSLHLTTFCLQYSPPIVACVCIHLACKWSNWEIPVSTDSKHWWEYVEPTVTLELLDELTNEFLQILEKTPSRLKRIRNWKAGGQTAKGKSKAQDDGDPTDAMMSMISMASSETTLAGLMSLSGPSSSLGDGVEMGSAQHWHPDMKPGSEEPPQPNHEVHAPAKVSLSEYRAKNADVLAAQKRKLENMEASVKRDYANAAQALIGQQQHPRKDKQQQQQQQQQQHHQQQPSSHSSSSSSSDVNNPSPIILKIPLEKDRHERSSLKMRLPLGGAAGGGHGGSSGRSQDPDIKVRIRMPEKQRGSSGEEGKSRDKHRERSNHHHHHHHHHHHSSSGSAPLSSTSSHKHSSSAGAAVGGGSKKIPSDSSRLSSSSSSRKRTHPQDPPAPHPAPKMSKSSRNAYQLAALSSTSAHALGHAPDSLTPLGLAHPQGSYPHSKGDKADTNGHGAATGGQSNEYQDTFEMLNSLLSAQGVQPAQPPLFDYRPQYGDFRYAANSRGNSARPPPLPSEPPPPLPPLPK; this is encoded by the exons ATGGCGGCTTCGTTTCCATCTCCTCCTGCAAGCAACAATAACAAATGGTACTTCACCCGGCAACAGATCGAAAACAGCCCCTCTCGGCGAGCAGGCCTGGACTGTGACAAGGAGCTGTCCTACAGACAACAGGCCGCGAACCTTCTGCAGGACATGGGACAGAGGCTCAACGT CTCACAGCTTACTATAAATACTGCCATTGTGTACATGCACCGATTCTACATGGTGCAGTCTTTCACCAGATTTCACAGAAAT GTCATAGCTCCAGCCACACTGTTCCTGGCTGCCAAGGTGGAAGAGCAGCCCCGAAAATTGGAGCATGTTATCAAGGTGACGCATGCCTGCCTGAACCCCCAGGATCCATCACCAGACGTACGCAGTGAC GCTTACCTGCAACAAGCCCAAGACCTGGTCATTCTGGAGAGCATTATACTCCAGACCTTGG CTTTTGAGATCACCATTGATCACCCTCATACGCACGTTGTCAAGTGTACTCAGCTCGTTAGAG CGAGTAAGGACCTGGCCCAGACCTCCTACTTCATGGCCACTAACAG TCTGCACCTGACCACCTTCTGCCTGCAGTACAGCCCGCCCATCGTCGCCTGCGTGTGCATCCATCTGGCCTGCAAATGGTCCAACTGGGAGATCCCAGTCTCCACAGACAGCAAGCACTGGTGGGAGTACGTGGAGCCCACTGTGACGCTGGAGCTGCTGGACG aactgacaaATGAGTTTCTGCAGATCTTGGAAAAGACGCCCAGCCGATTAAAACGGATTCGTAACTGGAAA GCCGGGGGTCAGACGGCAAAAGGAAAGTCTAAAGCCCAGGACGATGGGGACCCCACGGACGCCATGATGAGCATGATCTCCATGGCCTCCTCCGAGACCACCCTGGCCGGGCTCATGAGCCTCTcgggcccctcctcctccctcggaGACGGCGTGGAGATGGGCAGTGCCCAGCACTGGCACCCCGACATGAAGCCCGGCTCTGAGGAGCCGCCGCAGCCCAACCACGAGGTGCACGCCCCGGCCAAGGTGTCGCTCAGCGAGTACCGCGCCAAGAACGCCGACGTGCTGGCTGCCCAGAAGAGGAAGCTTGAGAACATGGAGGCCAGCGTGAAGCGGGACTATGCCAACGCGGCCCAAGCCCTCATTGGTCAGCAGCAGCATCCCAGGAaagacaagcagcagcagcagcagcagcagcagcagcagcaccatcaACAGCAGCCCAGCTCTCATTcgagctcctcttcctcctctgatgTAAATAACCCTTCGCCCATCATCCTCAAAATCCCCCTTGAGAAGGACCGGCACGAGCGCAGCTCCCTGAAGATGAGGCTGCCCCTGGGTggggcggcgggcggcgggcaCGGCGGCAGCAGCGGCCGCAGTCAGGACCCGGACATTAAAGTGAGGATCCGGATGccggagaaacagagagggagttcaggggaggaggggaagagccGGGACAAGCACAGGGAACGCTCaaatcaccaccatcaccaccaccaccaccaccaccattccTCCTCTGGCAGTGCCCCACTCTCCTCCACGTCCTCCCACAAACACTCCTCCAGCGCCGGGGCCGCCGTGGGCGGCGGCAGCAAAAAGATCCCCAGCGACTCATCCCGGCTGagctcgtcctcgtcctctCGGAAGAGGACTCACCCCCAGGATCCCCCAGCGCCGCACCCCGCCCCTAAGATGAGCAAGTCCTCACGCAACGCCTACCAGCTGGCGGCGCTGTCTTCCACCTCGGCGCACGCTCTGGGGCACGCTCCGGACAGCCTGACGCCCCTGGGCCTGGCCCACCCCCAGGGCAGCTACCCCCACAGCAAGGGAGACAAGGCGGACACAAACGGACACGGCGCTGCCACCGGGGGCCAGTCGAACGAGTACCAGGACACCTTTGAGATGCTGAACTCCCTGCTGAGTGCTCAGGGTGTCCAGCCGGCGCAGCCGCCCCTGTTTGACTACAGGCCCCAGTACGGGGACTTTCGCTACGCGGCTAACTCCAGGGGCAACAGCGCCCGGCCGCCGCCCCTTCCTTCAGAaccgcccccccctctgccgCCGCTGCCCAAATAA
- the ccnt1 gene encoding cyclin-T1 isoform X1, with protein sequence MAASFPSPPASNNNKWYFTRQQIENSPSRRAGLDCDKELSYRQQAANLLQDMGQRLNVSQLTINTAIVYMHRFYMVQSFTRFHRNVIAPATLFLAAKVEEQPRKLEHVIKVTHACLNPQDPSPDVRSDAYLQQAQDLVILESIILQTLAFEITIDHPHTHVVKCTQLVRACLSGFIIPASKDLAQTSYFMATNSLHLTTFCLQYSPPIVACVCIHLACKWSNWEIPVSTDSKHWWEYVEPTVTLELLDELTNEFLQILEKTPSRLKRIRNWKAGGQTAKGKSKAQDDGDPTDAMMSMISMASSETTLAGLMSLSGPSSSLGDGVEMGSAQHWHPDMKPGSEEPPQPNHEVHAPAKVSLSEYRAKNADVLAAQKRKLENMEASVKRDYANAAQALIGQQQHPRKDKQQQQQQQQQQHHQQQPSSHSSSSSSSDVNNPSPIILKIPLEKDRHERSSLKMRLPLGGAAGGGHGGSSGRSQDPDIKVRIRMPEKQRGSSGEEGKSRDKHRERSNHHHHHHHHHHHSSSGSAPLSSTSSHKHSSSAGAAVGGGSKKIPSDSSRLSSSSSSRKRTHPQDPPAPHPAPKMSKSSRNAYQLAALSSTSAHALGHAPDSLTPLGLAHPQGSYPHSKGDKADTNGHGAATGGQSNEYQDTFEMLNSLLSAQGVQPAQPPLFDYRPQYGDFRYAANSRGNSARPPPLPSEPPPPLPPLPK encoded by the exons ATGGCGGCTTCGTTTCCATCTCCTCCTGCAAGCAACAATAACAAATGGTACTTCACCCGGCAACAGATCGAAAACAGCCCCTCTCGGCGAGCAGGCCTGGACTGTGACAAGGAGCTGTCCTACAGACAACAGGCCGCGAACCTTCTGCAGGACATGGGACAGAGGCTCAACGT CTCACAGCTTACTATAAATACTGCCATTGTGTACATGCACCGATTCTACATGGTGCAGTCTTTCACCAGATTTCACAGAAAT GTCATAGCTCCAGCCACACTGTTCCTGGCTGCCAAGGTGGAAGAGCAGCCCCGAAAATTGGAGCATGTTATCAAGGTGACGCATGCCTGCCTGAACCCCCAGGATCCATCACCAGACGTACGCAGTGAC GCTTACCTGCAACAAGCCCAAGACCTGGTCATTCTGGAGAGCATTATACTCCAGACCTTGG CTTTTGAGATCACCATTGATCACCCTCATACGCACGTTGTCAAGTGTACTCAGCTCGTTAGAG CATGCCTCTCTGGTTTTATCATTCCAGCGAGTAAGGACCTGGCCCAGACCTCCTACTTCATGGCCACTAACAG TCTGCACCTGACCACCTTCTGCCTGCAGTACAGCCCGCCCATCGTCGCCTGCGTGTGCATCCATCTGGCCTGCAAATGGTCCAACTGGGAGATCCCAGTCTCCACAGACAGCAAGCACTGGTGGGAGTACGTGGAGCCCACTGTGACGCTGGAGCTGCTGGACG aactgacaaATGAGTTTCTGCAGATCTTGGAAAAGACGCCCAGCCGATTAAAACGGATTCGTAACTGGAAA GCCGGGGGTCAGACGGCAAAAGGAAAGTCTAAAGCCCAGGACGATGGGGACCCCACGGACGCCATGATGAGCATGATCTCCATGGCCTCCTCCGAGACCACCCTGGCCGGGCTCATGAGCCTCTcgggcccctcctcctccctcggaGACGGCGTGGAGATGGGCAGTGCCCAGCACTGGCACCCCGACATGAAGCCCGGCTCTGAGGAGCCGCCGCAGCCCAACCACGAGGTGCACGCCCCGGCCAAGGTGTCGCTCAGCGAGTACCGCGCCAAGAACGCCGACGTGCTGGCTGCCCAGAAGAGGAAGCTTGAGAACATGGAGGCCAGCGTGAAGCGGGACTATGCCAACGCGGCCCAAGCCCTCATTGGTCAGCAGCAGCATCCCAGGAaagacaagcagcagcagcagcagcagcagcagcagcagcaccatcaACAGCAGCCCAGCTCTCATTcgagctcctcttcctcctctgatgTAAATAACCCTTCGCCCATCATCCTCAAAATCCCCCTTGAGAAGGACCGGCACGAGCGCAGCTCCCTGAAGATGAGGCTGCCCCTGGGTggggcggcgggcggcgggcaCGGCGGCAGCAGCGGCCGCAGTCAGGACCCGGACATTAAAGTGAGGATCCGGATGccggagaaacagagagggagttcaggggaggaggggaagagccGGGACAAGCACAGGGAACGCTCaaatcaccaccatcaccaccaccaccaccaccaccattccTCCTCTGGCAGTGCCCCACTCTCCTCCACGTCCTCCCACAAACACTCCTCCAGCGCCGGGGCCGCCGTGGGCGGCGGCAGCAAAAAGATCCCCAGCGACTCATCCCGGCTGagctcgtcctcgtcctctCGGAAGAGGACTCACCCCCAGGATCCCCCAGCGCCGCACCCCGCCCCTAAGATGAGCAAGTCCTCACGCAACGCCTACCAGCTGGCGGCGCTGTCTTCCACCTCGGCGCACGCTCTGGGGCACGCTCCGGACAGCCTGACGCCCCTGGGCCTGGCCCACCCCCAGGGCAGCTACCCCCACAGCAAGGGAGACAAGGCGGACACAAACGGACACGGCGCTGCCACCGGGGGCCAGTCGAACGAGTACCAGGACACCTTTGAGATGCTGAACTCCCTGCTGAGTGCTCAGGGTGTCCAGCCGGCGCAGCCGCCCCTGTTTGACTACAGGCCCCAGTACGGGGACTTTCGCTACGCGGCTAACTCCAGGGGCAACAGCGCCCGGCCGCCGCCCCTTCCTTCAGAaccgcccccccctctgccgCCGCTGCCCAAATAA
- the ccnt1 gene encoding cyclin-T1 isoform X4, translating to MAASFPSPPASNNNKWYFTRQQIENSPSRRAGLDCDKELSYRQQAANLLQDMGQRLNVSQLTINTAIVYMHRFYMVQSFTRFHRNVIAPATLFLAAKVEEQPRKLEHVIKVTHACLNPQDPSPDVRSDAYLQQAQDLVILESIILQTLAFEITIDHPHTHVVKCTQLVRASKDLAQTSYFMATNR from the exons ATGGCGGCTTCGTTTCCATCTCCTCCTGCAAGCAACAATAACAAATGGTACTTCACCCGGCAACAGATCGAAAACAGCCCCTCTCGGCGAGCAGGCCTGGACTGTGACAAGGAGCTGTCCTACAGACAACAGGCCGCGAACCTTCTGCAGGACATGGGACAGAGGCTCAACGT CTCACAGCTTACTATAAATACTGCCATTGTGTACATGCACCGATTCTACATGGTGCAGTCTTTCACCAGATTTCACAGAAAT GTCATAGCTCCAGCCACACTGTTCCTGGCTGCCAAGGTGGAAGAGCAGCCCCGAAAATTGGAGCATGTTATCAAGGTGACGCATGCCTGCCTGAACCCCCAGGATCCATCACCAGACGTACGCAGTGAC GCTTACCTGCAACAAGCCCAAGACCTGGTCATTCTGGAGAGCATTATACTCCAGACCTTGG CTTTTGAGATCACCATTGATCACCCTCATACGCACGTTGTCAAGTGTACTCAGCTCGTTAGAG CGAGTAAGGACCTGGCCCAGACCTCCTACTTCATGGCCACTAACAGGTAG
- the ccnt1 gene encoding cyclin-T1 isoform X3 — protein MATNSLHLTTFCLQYSPPIVACVCIHLACKWSNWEIPVSTDSKHWWEYVEPTVTLELLDELTNEFLQILEKTPSRLKRIRNWKAGGQTAKGKSKAQDDGDPTDAMMSMISMASSETTLAGLMSLSGPSSSLGDGVEMGSAQHWHPDMKPGSEEPPQPNHEVHAPAKVSLSEYRAKNADVLAAQKRKLENMEASVKRDYANAAQALIGQQQHPRKDKQQQQQQQQQQHHQQQPSSHSSSSSSSDVNNPSPIILKIPLEKDRHERSSLKMRLPLGGAAGGGHGGSSGRSQDPDIKVRIRMPEKQRGSSGEEGKSRDKHRERSNHHHHHHHHHHHSSSGSAPLSSTSSHKHSSSAGAAVGGGSKKIPSDSSRLSSSSSSRKRTHPQDPPAPHPAPKMSKSSRNAYQLAALSSTSAHALGHAPDSLTPLGLAHPQGSYPHSKGDKADTNGHGAATGGQSNEYQDTFEMLNSLLSAQGVQPAQPPLFDYRPQYGDFRYAANSRGNSARPPPLPSEPPPPLPPLPK, from the exons ATGGCCACTAACAG TCTGCACCTGACCACCTTCTGCCTGCAGTACAGCCCGCCCATCGTCGCCTGCGTGTGCATCCATCTGGCCTGCAAATGGTCCAACTGGGAGATCCCAGTCTCCACAGACAGCAAGCACTGGTGGGAGTACGTGGAGCCCACTGTGACGCTGGAGCTGCTGGACG aactgacaaATGAGTTTCTGCAGATCTTGGAAAAGACGCCCAGCCGATTAAAACGGATTCGTAACTGGAAA GCCGGGGGTCAGACGGCAAAAGGAAAGTCTAAAGCCCAGGACGATGGGGACCCCACGGACGCCATGATGAGCATGATCTCCATGGCCTCCTCCGAGACCACCCTGGCCGGGCTCATGAGCCTCTcgggcccctcctcctccctcggaGACGGCGTGGAGATGGGCAGTGCCCAGCACTGGCACCCCGACATGAAGCCCGGCTCTGAGGAGCCGCCGCAGCCCAACCACGAGGTGCACGCCCCGGCCAAGGTGTCGCTCAGCGAGTACCGCGCCAAGAACGCCGACGTGCTGGCTGCCCAGAAGAGGAAGCTTGAGAACATGGAGGCCAGCGTGAAGCGGGACTATGCCAACGCGGCCCAAGCCCTCATTGGTCAGCAGCAGCATCCCAGGAaagacaagcagcagcagcagcagcagcagcagcagcagcaccatcaACAGCAGCCCAGCTCTCATTcgagctcctcttcctcctctgatgTAAATAACCCTTCGCCCATCATCCTCAAAATCCCCCTTGAGAAGGACCGGCACGAGCGCAGCTCCCTGAAGATGAGGCTGCCCCTGGGTggggcggcgggcggcgggcaCGGCGGCAGCAGCGGCCGCAGTCAGGACCCGGACATTAAAGTGAGGATCCGGATGccggagaaacagagagggagttcaggggaggaggggaagagccGGGACAAGCACAGGGAACGCTCaaatcaccaccatcaccaccaccaccaccaccaccattccTCCTCTGGCAGTGCCCCACTCTCCTCCACGTCCTCCCACAAACACTCCTCCAGCGCCGGGGCCGCCGTGGGCGGCGGCAGCAAAAAGATCCCCAGCGACTCATCCCGGCTGagctcgtcctcgtcctctCGGAAGAGGACTCACCCCCAGGATCCCCCAGCGCCGCACCCCGCCCCTAAGATGAGCAAGTCCTCACGCAACGCCTACCAGCTGGCGGCGCTGTCTTCCACCTCGGCGCACGCTCTGGGGCACGCTCCGGACAGCCTGACGCCCCTGGGCCTGGCCCACCCCCAGGGCAGCTACCCCCACAGCAAGGGAGACAAGGCGGACACAAACGGACACGGCGCTGCCACCGGGGGCCAGTCGAACGAGTACCAGGACACCTTTGAGATGCTGAACTCCCTGCTGAGTGCTCAGGGTGTCCAGCCGGCGCAGCCGCCCCTGTTTGACTACAGGCCCCAGTACGGGGACTTTCGCTACGCGGCTAACTCCAGGGGCAACAGCGCCCGGCCGCCGCCCCTTCCTTCAGAaccgcccccccctctgccgCCGCTGCCCAAATAA
- the kansl2 gene encoding KAT8 regulatory NSL complex subunit 2 isoform X2, producing the protein MNRIRIHVLPSSRGRVSQPPRPQEPMTCAFTQRPCSQPRLDGLEFCIKHVLEDKGAPYKQCSYVSTKNGKRCPGAAPKVEKKDGVSFCAEHARRNAMALRAQLRKSSSGPSPEALLAQLSGYSRSDGLEGGRSLEDGRSEASRILDEDSLSEEEPVPLVLDQTWRGDPDSEADSIDSDHEDPLKHAGVYTAEEVALITREKLIRLQSLYIDQFKRLQHLLKEKKRRYLHNRKVEHESIGSSLLTGPEGLSLKERDNLKKLKALRRYRRRYGTEALLHRQLRERRQAATEGAPQPYNTITVYEKCISFVEGTRCTNPSLPLTRHCVSHIHQDGSQVLFKLCPGVKEVPCNRTVHMGQSEEPRCPLHLTLPPPMYQPEQAPPPQVQLTPATRDMYLSAAELQPTESLPLEFSDVGDPPLSMEVLV; encoded by the exons ATGAACAGGATAAGGATCCATGTGTTGCCGTCGAGCCGCGGGCGTGTGAGCCAGCCGCCCCGCCCCCAGGAGCCCATGACCTGCGCCTTCACCCAGAGGCCCTGCTCCCAGCCCCGGCTGGACGGCCTGGAGTTCTGCATCAAACACGTGCTGGAGGACAAGGGCGCCCCCTACAAGCAGTGCAGCTACGTCTCCACCAAGAACGGCAAGCGCTGCCCCGGCGCCGCCCCGAAGGTGGAGAAGAAAGATGG aGTGTCGTTCTGCGCGGAGCACGCCCGGAGAAACGCCATGGCCCTCCGAGCTCAGCTCAGGAAGAGCTCTTCAGGGCCGTCCCCGGAGGCCCTGCTGGCCCAGCTCAGTGGGTACAGCCGCTCAGACGGCCTGGAGGGCGGCCGCAGCCTGGAGGACGGCCGCAGCGAGGCCAGCCGCATCCTGG ACGAGGACAGTCTGAGCGAGGAGGAGCCGGTGCCCTTGGTGCTGGACCAGACGTGGAGAGGAGACCCTGACAGTGAAGCAGACAGCATAGACAGTGATCATGAAGACCCTCTCAA ACACGCAGGGGTATACACGGCGGAGGAGGTGGCACTGATCACACGGGAGAAGCTCATCCGGCTGCAGTCGCTCTACATCGACCAGTTCAAGCGCCTGCAGCACCTGCTTAAGGAGAAGAAAAGACGCTACCTGCACAACCGCAAGGTGGAGCACGAGTCCATAG GGAGCAGCCTGCTCACCGGCCCCGAGGGCCTGTCCCTGAAGGAGCGGGACAACCTGAAGAAGCTGAAGGCGCTGCGCCGCTACCGCCGGCGCTACGGGACGGAGGCGCTGCTGCACCGGCAgctgagggagaggaggcaggcCGCCACGGAGGGCGCCCCCCAG CCCTACAACACGATCACAGTGTACGAGAAGTGCATCTCCTTCGTGGAGGGGACCCGCTGTACCAATCCCAGCCTGCCTCTGACCCGGCACTGCGTTTCAC ACATCCATCAGGACGGCAGCCAGGTGCTCTTCAAGCTGTGTCCGGGCGTGAAGGAGGTCCCGTGCAACCGCACGGTGCACATGGGCCAGTCGGAGGAGCCGCGCTGCCCCCTCCACCtgaccctcccaccccccatgTACCAGCCCGAGCAGGCGCCGCCCCCGCAGGTGCAGCTCACCCCTGCAACCAGAGACATGTACCTGAGTGCTGCCGAGCTCCAGCCCACGGAGAGCCTGCCCCTGGAGTTCAGTGATGTAGGTGACCCCCCTCTGTCCATGGAG GTGTTAGTCTAG